The sequence below is a genomic window from Acidobacteriota bacterium.
GTCGCCATCGGTCGACCGGCCCCGGCTCGTCTCGGCACGCTTCGCGATGCGGCGGAAGATGCCCGGGACGGTTTCCAGCCGAAAGCCAGCGGAGGAGGGGGCGTCGTCTTCGTCCGACCCGGTGATCGGCTGTCGGCCTTCCACGAAATCCTCGTAGGACATCGACTGGTGAAAGGTGACGAACTCGATGCGTCCGGCTGCGAGGAGACGCTGGTAGGTCTGCATCAGCGCCTCGCGATCGTCCTGCAATGGCTCGCCGCAAAGCCTGACGGCTTCCGCGGCGGTGAGAAACGTCTTACCGGTGCCGGGTGGTCCGTAGAGGACGAGGTTCAGGGGCGGAATCGGCATGCTCACGGGGCCTTTCTTGGTGTGGCAGGCAATCCAGAGGAAACCCTGCAAGTCTAGCCAGTCCTGCGGCTGCCACTGCCACTCGTCGCGCATTACGCCGAAGAGCTCGTCGAAGACTTCCGCGAAGCGGCGATAGTCTGACGCCATGTTCGCCCTGGCTTCGACGAACAGCTTTTCTCCCGTGAGCTTCTCCCAAGCCTCGTTCATCCACGTGATCTTGAGGGGAGCTGCCTCACCGGGGCGCACCATGGACAGCGAAGAAAACAGGATGTTGAGGCGCTCGCCATAGGTCAGCGATGCAGCGCCTCTCTTCTTCAGGGCGGCGAGCGCCTCGAACGCTTGCGAAAGGGCTTCCGCTGCGGGTTGGTCTGACCGGATCACCTGCCCGACGATGGCATGGAACTCACCGAGCAGCTCGGGTTCCTGCTTGGCGATCTTGTCCCTGGTCTGCCATCGCACAAGGGGGCCGGTTTTCGCTGCGGTCTCGAGTATGTCGAAGACGGCCCTTCCAAGGGCTTCGTCGTCGCCACCATCTCCAAGCGCGGTCCGCACACGTTCCGAAGCCTTCACCTTGTAGGTCTTTTCATGCTTGGCCCATCCCGATCCTGGATCGCCAAAGCTCCTGAAGTCCGGACACTCAGCGAGAAACCGATTGCGCAACTCGTTGAGAGCCGATCTGTAGATGCGACGATCCCTCAGGTCGAACCGAAAGATCGTGGCTGAGCTTTGGTCGGCGCCGATTCGCTCGGGCGGCGCAATCTGAGCGAGATTCTGGAACTTGCGCCCGGCAAGAGCCTGGCAGATGTTCGGCCATGCCTCCTTCAGATTGAGCGCCGTGTTCACGTCGCGCACGAGAACTTCGGCCTGTCCACGCCCTTCCTTCCGGGCCGGCTCGACGTAGTGTTCAAGGACATACTGCCGGATGCGGTCGGCATCTTTGGCTGGTCCCGGAGGTTCACCGTCGAGGAACCGGCCATATTGGCCCAGCCAGCGGTGCCAGCTCGAAAGCCGCTTCTGAGGGTTCTTGGAGTCCGGCATCAGAATCCGGTAGTCCTGCCCGCCGCCGCGCGCATCTTCCCGTATTCCGCCCAGCCGTTCGCGTAGCGACTCGAAACGGTCCGCTTCCCAGGCTGCGTCCAGATCTGGGAACGGCATTCCGAGCTCTTGCAGCTTCCGTTCGATCGTCCTGATGGCGTAAACACGGGTGTTTTGCGCGGCGACGGCCTGAGCGCCTCCTTGCTCGAGCCACTTCCTGAACACGGTTTCCTTTGCCATGGGCCTCGTCGTGTCCTTGGTTCGTTAGTTGTGCAATCTCTAGCCGGGAAGGCAATGAAGGCGGCATCGAAGGCACAATAGAGATTCCTGCCTACCCGGCGCTGCAGGCGGACCAGCGACTGGCCGACCGGATGATGCACGGCATGTCGACGGCCGCGGTGCGCCGGTGCTGCCGGCCTGCCATCAAGATGACAAATCATAAAGGGACGGGGATTCGTGCCCGAAGCGGCTCCTGAAAGGAGCCGATGAGCGCCTGAAACCCCGTCTCTCCGCCAGAACGGCCCGAACGGGCCGCTCTGGCGGAGGGACGGGGATTCGAACCCCGGAGCGAGTTTCCCCGCTAACGGTTTTCAAGACCGCCGCCTTCGACCGCTCGGCCATCCCTCCGCAAGACGATAATCATCCCACACCCGGCTCGATCACCTCGAGCCCGCCCATGTACCCGCGCAGCGCTTCCGGAATCACCACCGACCCGTCCCGCCGCTGATTGTTCTCCAGAATCGCCACGAGTGCGCGCCCCACGGCCACGCCGGATCCGTTCAGCGTGTGCACGTGCTCCGGCTTCCCCTTCCCGTCCCGGCGGAAGCGGATGCCGGCGCGCCGCGCCTGGAACGCCTCGGTGTTGCTGCACGACGAGATCTCGCGGTAGGCGTCGTGCCCCGGCAGCCACACCTCGAGGTCGTAGGTCTTCGACGCCGCGAACCCCATGTCGCCGGTGCACAGCAGCACGGTGCGGTACGGCAGGCCGAGGCGCTTGAGCACCTCCTCGGCGTGCAGGGTCAGCGCCTCGTGCACGTCCCAGGACGTATCCGGCGTCGCGTAGGCGACCAGCTCCACCTTGTCGAACTGGTGCTGGCGGATCAGGCCCCGGACGTCCTTGCCGTACGACCCCGCCTCGCTCCGGAAGCAGGGCGTGTAGGCGACGTAGCGCGCCGGCAGCAGGCGGCCGTCCAGGATCTCCTCCCGGTGCAGGTTGCACAGCGGCACCTCCGCCGTCGGGATGAGATACAGGTCCCAGTCCCCCGCCACCTTGAACAGGTCGTGCTCGAACTTCGGCAGATTGCCGGTGCCGGTCAGCGCGGCCGCGTTGGCCAGGAACGGCGGCTCGATCTCGGTGTAGCCGTGCTCGCCGGTGTGCAGATCGAGCATGAAGTTGATGAGCGCCCGCGCCAGCCGCGCGCCGGTCCCGGTCAGCACCGCGAAGCGCGATGCCGCCATGCGTACGGCGCGCTCGAAGTCGAGGATCCCGAGCGCCGGGCCCAGCTCCCAGTGCGGGCGCGGGGCGAAGTCGAAGCGCGGCGGCTCGCCGTGCCGGCGAATCTCGACGTTGTCGGCTTCGGAGCTGCCCACCGGCACGCTGGCGTGCGGCAGGTTGGGCAACGTACGGGCGAAGGCGTCCCGTTCTTCTTCGACCGACCCGAGCCGGGCCTCCAGCGCCTTGATGACGGCCCCATGCTCCTGGCCGAGCTGCATCAGCTCGGCGAGCTTGTCGCCGTCGTCGCCCGCCTTGCGGGCCCGGGCGACCTGCTCGCCCACGAGCTTGCGGGCCCGGCGGTTCGTCTCGAGCTCCGGGATGATGGCGCGGCGCTGGGCGTCGGCCCGCACCAACCGGTCGAGATCGGCGTTGTGATCCTCGCTGCGCGTCAGCAGGCGCGCGCGGACGTCGTCGAGGTGTTCACGGAGCAGGGCTGGATCCAACATGACAGACCACGAATGATACGATCCGAAACCGCATGCCGACGAACGCCGCTGTCCGGACCGTCCTCGTGCCGGCGGCCGGCCTCGGCACGCGGATGCTGCCCGCCACCCGGGCCGTCCCCAAAGAGCTGCTCACCCTCGTCGACCGCCCGATCATCCAGTACGGCGTCGAGGAGGCGGTGCAGTCCGGTGTCCGGCGCGTGGTGCTCGTGACGAACCCGGGCAACACCCTGACCGCCTCGCATTTCGCGCCCGCCCCCACGCTCGAGGCGGAGCTGCAGGCGCGCGGGAAGCCCGATCTGCTGGCGACCGTCCGCGCGCTCACGGCGCTGGCCGACGTGACCACCGTCCACCAGCCGGAGCCGCTCGGCCTCGGCCACGCGGTGCTGTGCGGCCGCGACGCCGTCGGGGACGCGCCGTTCGCGGTCATGCTGCCCGACGACATCATCGACGCCGACCCGCCGGCCCTGGGGCAGATGCTCGACGTCTTCGCCGCGTGCGGCGGGCCGGTCCTGCTGGTCGAGCGCGTGCCGCGCGACGCCGTCCACCGCTACGGCATCATCGCGGCCGAGCCGATCCGCGACGGCGTGTTCCGCGTGACCGACCTGGTCGAGAAGCCGGCGGCGGCCGACGCGCCGTCCGACCTCGCCATCGTCGGCCGCTACATCCTGACGCCCGACCTCTTCCCCACGCTTGCAGCGACGGAACGGGGCGCCGGCGGCGAGATTCAGTTGACCGACGGCCTGCGTCAGCTCCTGCGCAGCCGCCCGATCCACGCCTGCGCGCTGAACGGGATCCGGCTCGACGCCGGGAACCGGAGCGGCTTCCTGAAGGCCACTATCCACTTCGCCGCGAAGCAGCCGGCCCTGGCCGCGGATCTGCGGGACGCGCTGGACAGCGCGACGGCGCCGGCGACGGGAAACTGAGAGACGCCCGGGACTTTGCCCTGGAGGGGTTTCGCGGCGCGAAACCCCCAACGCAACCGCAGGCGGCGCCGCTACCGGGCAGCAGCCGGGTCCGACGACTTCGCCGGCGAGCCGGTCGACTGGCTCCCGGACGTCGAGGATGACGCGTCCTTGGACGCCGAGGCGGCGGCGTCCTTGCCGTCGGCGCTCTTCTTGCCGTCGCCTTTCGCGCCGCCGGCCGCCTTCCCCTCGCCGCCGTCCTTGCGGGCGCCTTCCTGCGCGTCGCCGCTCGACTTCTTCGCGTAGTCCGTGACGTACCACCCGGTCCCCTTGAACTGGATGGCCGGCGACGACAGCAGCTTGCGCACCTGCCCGCCGCAGACGGGACAGGTCGATACCAGTGGATCCGAGAACTTCTGGATCCGCTCGAAGCGGTGTGCGCAGTCGTTGCACTCGTATTCGTAGAGCGGCATCGTCTCAGTCGGTCCGGATGGACGGCGCCATCGTGACGCCGAATCGAGCGAACCTCCTATTTTAGTTGTGGACGGGGCGGCGCGACAATGTTCGGAGGACGAGCGCGACCGGCAGTGACCGTCCCGGCCTACACCCGCTCCAGCTTCGCGTAGCGCGCCAGGATCTTCTTGACGCCGACGCCGGTGAAGCGGATGGAGAGCTTCAGGTCGCCCGCCGCCGGCTCGACGCCGACCACGGTGCCGACCCCGAACTTCGGGTGCCGCACCCGCGCGCCGCGCGAAATGCCTCCCGCGGACTGGTCCTCGTCCGCGTCGTCGTAGAACGTGGCGGGCGGCTCGTGGGAATCGGCTCGCCGCCGGCGGCCGGCGTGCCCGCGATACCCGCGCGACGGACCCTCGTATCCGGCCGACGGCAGCCGCGCACGGTACGCCGGCTCGACCACCCGGACCAGCTCGTGGGGAATCTCGAACAGGAAGCGCGACGGCTCGGTCGACTGGTACTCGCCGAACAGCCGCCGACGCGCCGCGCTGGTCAACACCAGCCGCCGCTCGGCCCGCGTCATGCCGACGTAGCAGAGGCGCCGCTCCTCCTCCAGGCCTTCCTCGTCGTCCAGGGTGCGGGAATGCGGAAACAGGCCGTCCTCCATGCCCGCCAGCACCACGAGTGGGAACTCCAACCCCTTGGCCGCGTGCAGGGTCATCAGCCAGACGCGCGCGTCCTCCGACCCTTCCCCTTCGTCGGCCTCCGACTGCAGCGAGTACGCATCGACGAAGCCGCCCAGGCTGTGCTCTTCTTCCCGCAATTCGTAGTCCTGGGCCGCCGACACCAGCTCCATCAGGTTCGACAGGCGGCTCTCGGCCTCCTCGCTGCCGTCCTTGCGCAGCGCCGCGACGTAGCCGCTCTCGGTGAGGACGGCCGAGAGCGTCTCCGAGACCGACCGCCTCTCGGCGGTCGCCCGCGACGACTCCATCAGCGTCCGGAACGCCGACAGCGCGGTCAGGGCCCGCTTCGGGAGCAGGTGCTCGTCGGTCGCGCGCAACAGCCGTTTCCACAGCGACCACCCGGTCCCCGCGGCACCCGGCCCGGCGGGTTCGTCGAAGAGCGGTGCGTCATGGACGGGCGGGGGCTCGACGCCTTCGAGCCCGGTCATCACGCCCGGACCGATCCCGCGCGGCGGGACGTTGATGACGCGGCGCAGGCTGATGTCGTCGTCCGGGTTCAGCAGCAGCTTCAGGTAGGCGAGGGCGTCCTTGATCTCCCTGCGTTCGTAGAAGCGGACCCCGCCGACCACGCGGTACCGGATGCCCGCGCGCCCCAGCGCCTCCTCGATCACCCGCGACTGCGCGTTGGTGCGGAAGAGCACGGCGGCGCGCCCCGCGCCCCGCGCCGCATCGCGCAACTGGCCGAGGATGAAGTCGGCTTCCTCCAGCTCGTCGTTGGCGCGATGGAAGAGGATCGGGTCGCCGCCGGCGCTCTCCGTGTACAGACGCTTCTCGCGCCGGCGCCGATTGTGCGCGATCAGCCCGGAGGCGGCGTCGAGAATGACCTGCGTCGACCGGTAGTTGCGCTCGAGCCGCACCACGGTCGTCTCGGGAAAGTCGTCCTCGAAATCGAGGATGTTCCGCAGGTCCGCTCCCCGCCACTTGTAGATGGACTGGTCCGGATCCCCGACCACGCAGAGGTTGCGGTGCCGCTCCGCCAGGTAGCGCACCAGCAGGTACTGCGGCCGGTTCGTGTCCTGGTACTCGTCGACCATGATGTAGCGGAAGCGTTCCCCGTACCGGCTGCGCGTCTCGTCCGACTCCTCGAACAGCATCACCGTCTTCAGGAGCAGGTCGTCGAAGTCGAGGGCATGACTCGAGGTCAGCGCGCGGGCGTAGCGCTCGTAGACCTCCGCAAGCTGCTCGTCGGCGAAGCTCTCGCCGGCCCGGCGCAGATCCGCGGCGCTCTCGAGACGGTTCTTCGCCTGGCTGATGCGCGACAGAAGCGACTTGGGCGGCACCATCTTCGGGTCGATGTTCAGCTCCTTCATGGCCTGCCGCACCACGTTGAGCTGGTCGACGCCGTCGTAGATCACGAAGTCGCGCGAGAGGCCTATCCGCGGGCCCTCGCGGCGCAGCAGCCGCGCGCAGAAGGCGTGGAAGGTCGAGACCCAGAGCCGGGGCGCCGCGATGTCGAGGAGCCGCTCGACGCGGGCGCGCATCTCCTCGGCCGCCTTGTTGGTGAAGGTCACCGCGAGGATCTGATCCGCCGCCGCATGGCCGCCGCCGATCAGAGAGGCGAGCCGATGGCAGATGACCCGCGTCTTGCCGGATCCGGCCCCGGCGAGGATCAGCAGCGGCCCGTCGCGGTGCAGCACCGCTTCACGCTGCTCCGGATTGAGCCCGGACAGCAGATCGTCGCCGCCGGCTCCGGCCTGCGGAAGGCCGTTCCTACTCAACCGTCACGCTCTTGGCCAGGTTGCGCGGCTGGTCGACGTCGCAGCCCCGCAGCACGGCGATGTGGTAGGCGAGGAGCTGGAGCGGCACCACCATCGGGATCGGCATCAGCAGCGGGTGGGTCGGCGGGACGGGAATGACCGAGTCGCGTTCGCGATCGAGGACCACGTCGAACTCGTCCGGCGGGGCGTCGGTGACCACGATCACGGAGCCGCCGCGCGCCTTCACTTCCTGCAGGTTCCCGCGCATCTTCTCGAACACCTTGTCCTGCGGCACGAGGGCCACGACCGGCATGTGCTCGTCGATGAGCGCGATGGGGCCATGCTTCATCTCGCCGGCCGGATAGCCCTCGGCGTGGATGTAGGAGACCTCCTTGAGCTTGAGGGCGCCCTCGAGCGCGATGGGGTAGTTGACGCCCCGCCCCAGGTAGAGGAAGTTGGTGCTCCGGTAGAAGCGCTTCGCGATCGACTGGATGAGGGAATCGGACTTGAGGGCGTGCTCGATGAGCACAGGCACGTGCGCGATCGCCTCGATGAGGCCCCGAGCCGCCGGCGCCTCCAGGGTCCCGCGGGCGTGCGCGAGGTGCAGCGCGAGCAGGTGCAGGGCGAGCAACTGCGACGTGAACGCCTTGGTGGACGCGACCCCGATCTCCGGACCCGCGTGGGTGTAGACCGTGCCGTCGGACTCGCGCGTGGCCATGCTGCCGACGACGTTGCAGATGGCGATGCTGCGGGCGCCCTTTCCGCGCGCCTCGCGCAGCGCCGCGAGCGTGTCGGCGGTCTCTCCCGACTGGGTGATGACCACCGCCAGCGTCCGGTCGCCGACGATCGGATCGCGGTAGCGGAACTCCGACCCGTAGTCGACCTCCACGCGCACGCGCGCGAGCTGCTCGAGGAGGAACTTCCCGACCAACGCGGCGTGCCAGGACGTGCCGCAGGCCACGAGGACCACCTGCTCCACCTCGCGCAGCGCGGCCTCGGGAATCTCGAGCTCGCCCAGGAAGACCCGCGCCCGTTCCTCGGAGACGCGGCCGAGCACCGTCTCCTGCAGCGCCCACGGCTGCTCGAAGATCTCCTTGAGCATGAAGTGCTTGTACCCGGCCTTCTCGGCCATGACCGGGTCCCACTGAATCCGCTGCGTCGCCTTGGACACGGCGCGGCCGGTGAAGTCGGTGAACTCGACCCCGCCGTGCGTTATCACGGCCATCTCCCGGTCGCCGAGGAAGACCACGTCACGCGTGTGATCCAGGATGGCGGGGATGTCGGATGCCACGAGGAACTCGTCGTCGCCGATGCCGACGACGATCGGCGGGCCGTTGCGGACCGCGACGATCTTGTCGGGGTCCTCGGCATGAACCAGCACCATCCCGAACAGCCCGCGCAGTCTCCGCAACGCACGCCGGACCGCATTCTCGATGCCGTCGCCCTGCAGCTCGGTTTCGACCAGGTGGGCGATGACCTCGGTGTCGGTCTCCGTCTCGAAACGGTGGCCGCCCTGCTGCAGCTCTCGTTTCAGCTCCAGGTAGTTCTCGACGATGCCGTTGTGCACGACGACCAGCTGGCCGCTGCAGTCGCGGTGCGGATGGGCGTTCTCCTCGGTCGGCCGGCCGTGGGTGGCCCAGCGCGTGTGCCCTACCCCGTAGTCGCCGTCCACCGGATCGGTCTGGATGGTCCGCTCGAGTCGCTCGAGCTTCCCGGCGCTGCGGCGTACCTCGATCCGCCCGCCCGCCACCAGCGCGATGCCGGCCGAGTCGTAGCCGCGGTACTCCAGCCGCCGCAGTGCGCCGATGAGCACCGGCACGACCGGCTTCGCTCCGACGTAGCCGACGATGCCACACATAGAGGATGTCCTACTCCGACTCCCCGATCTTGTTGCGCAGGACCGTCGCGTGC
It includes:
- the serS gene encoding serine--tRNA ligase — encoded protein: MLDPALLREHLDDVRARLLTRSEDHNADLDRLVRADAQRRAIIPELETNRRARKLVGEQVARARKAGDDGDKLAELMQLGQEHGAVIKALEARLGSVEEERDAFARTLPNLPHASVPVGSSEADNVEIRRHGEPPRFDFAPRPHWELGPALGILDFERAVRMAASRFAVLTGTGARLARALINFMLDLHTGEHGYTEIEPPFLANAAALTGTGNLPKFEHDLFKVAGDWDLYLIPTAEVPLCNLHREEILDGRLLPARYVAYTPCFRSEAGSYGKDVRGLIRQHQFDKVELVAYATPDTSWDVHEALTLHAEEVLKRLGLPYRTVLLCTGDMGFAASKTYDLEVWLPGHDAYREISSCSNTEAFQARRAGIRFRRDGKGKPEHVHTLNGSGVAVGRALVAILENNQRRDGSVVIPEALRGYMGGLEVIEPGVG
- a CDS encoding UTP--glucose-1-phosphate uridylyltransferase yields the protein MPTNAAVRTVLVPAAGLGTRMLPATRAVPKELLTLVDRPIIQYGVEEAVQSGVRRVVLVTNPGNTLTASHFAPAPTLEAELQARGKPDLLATVRALTALADVTTVHQPEPLGLGHAVLCGRDAVGDAPFAVMLPDDIIDADPPALGQMLDVFAACGGPVLLVERVPRDAVHRYGIIAAEPIRDGVFRVTDLVEKPAAADAPSDLAIVGRYILTPDLFPTLAATERGAGGEIQLTDGLRQLLRSRPIHACALNGIRLDAGNRSGFLKATIHFAAKQPALAADLRDALDSATAPATGN
- a CDS encoding AAA family ATPase; this translates as MLSGLNPEQREAVLHRDGPLLILAGAGSGKTRVICHRLASLIGGGHAAADQILAVTFTNKAAEEMRARVERLLDIAAPRLWVSTFHAFCARLLRREGPRIGLSRDFVIYDGVDQLNVVRQAMKELNIDPKMVPPKSLLSRISQAKNRLESAADLRRAGESFADEQLAEVYERYARALTSSHALDFDDLLLKTVMLFEESDETRSRYGERFRYIMVDEYQDTNRPQYLLVRYLAERHRNLCVVGDPDQSIYKWRGADLRNILDFEDDFPETTVVRLERNYRSTQVILDAASGLIAHNRRRREKRLYTESAGGDPILFHRANDELEEADFILGQLRDAARGAGRAAVLFRTNAQSRVIEEALGRAGIRYRVVGGVRFYERREIKDALAYLKLLLNPDDDISLRRVINVPPRGIGPGVMTGLEGVEPPPVHDAPLFDEPAGPGAAGTGWSLWKRLLRATDEHLLPKRALTALSAFRTLMESSRATAERRSVSETLSAVLTESGYVAALRKDGSEEAESRLSNLMELVSAAQDYELREEEHSLGGFVDAYSLQSEADEGEGSEDARVWLMTLHAAKGLEFPLVVLAGMEDGLFPHSRTLDDEEGLEEERRLCYVGMTRAERRLVLTSAARRRLFGEYQSTEPSRFLFEIPHELVRVVEPAYRARLPSAGYEGPSRGYRGHAGRRRRADSHEPPATFYDDADEDQSAGGISRGARVRHPKFGVGTVVGVEPAAGDLKLSIRFTGVGVKKILARYAKLERV
- the glmS gene encoding glutamine--fructose-6-phosphate transaminase (isomerizing), whose translation is MCGIVGYVGAKPVVPVLIGALRRLEYRGYDSAGIALVAGGRIEVRRSAGKLERLERTIQTDPVDGDYGVGHTRWATHGRPTEENAHPHRDCSGQLVVVHNGIVENYLELKRELQQGGHRFETETDTEVIAHLVETELQGDGIENAVRRALRRLRGLFGMVLVHAEDPDKIVAVRNGPPIVVGIGDDEFLVASDIPAILDHTRDVVFLGDREMAVITHGGVEFTDFTGRAVSKATQRIQWDPVMAEKAGYKHFMLKEIFEQPWALQETVLGRVSEERARVFLGELEIPEAALREVEQVVLVACGTSWHAALVGKFLLEQLARVRVEVDYGSEFRYRDPIVGDRTLAVVITQSGETADTLAALREARGKGARSIAICNVVGSMATRESDGTVYTHAGPEIGVASTKAFTSQLLALHLLALHLAHARGTLEAPAARGLIEAIAHVPVLIEHALKSDSLIQSIAKRFYRSTNFLYLGRGVNYPIALEGALKLKEVSYIHAEGYPAGEMKHGPIALIDEHMPVVALVPQDKVFEKMRGNLQEVKARGGSVIVVTDAPPDEFDVVLDRERDSVIPVPPTHPLLMPIPMVVPLQLLAYHIAVLRGCDVDQPRNLAKSVTVE